Proteins co-encoded in one Bradyrhizobium sp. 170 genomic window:
- a CDS encoding NAD(P)/FAD-dependent oxidoreductase, translating to MDKVDCVVIGAGVIGLAIARRLAQAGREVIVLEAAEGIGTITSSRNSEVIHAGIYYRAGSLMAQMCVSGKRALYQYCRDHGIPHRNCGKLIVATTPGETEKLQSIRAHAEANGVDDLQLLTGEAARALEPALNCDAALLSPTTGIIDSHAYMLALRGDAEEAGAAYAFHTPLLRARAGGGRIEIEAGGDAPMTLACNLLVNTAGLSAPAVARSIEGMPVGLIPCAYLAKGNYFSCSARAPFSHLIYPVPEPGGLGVHLTLDMAGQARFGPDVEWIESIDYAVDPARAERFYPAIRRYWPTLPDGALMPSYSGIRPKIVPPAVATQDFLIQGPADHGVAGLINLFGIESPGLTSSLAIADHVGALVEL from the coding sequence ATGGACAAGGTCGATTGCGTCGTCATCGGAGCGGGAGTGATCGGGCTCGCGATCGCACGGCGGCTGGCCCAGGCGGGCCGCGAAGTGATCGTGCTCGAGGCCGCTGAGGGCATCGGTACCATCACCTCCTCCCGCAACAGCGAGGTGATTCACGCCGGTATCTACTACCGCGCCGGCAGCCTGATGGCGCAGATGTGCGTGAGCGGCAAGCGCGCCCTCTACCAGTATTGCCGCGACCACGGCATTCCCCATCGCAATTGCGGCAAGCTGATCGTGGCGACGACACCAGGCGAAACCGAAAAGCTGCAGTCGATCCGCGCGCATGCCGAAGCCAATGGCGTCGACGATCTGCAGTTGCTGACGGGCGAGGCCGCGCGCGCGCTGGAGCCGGCGCTCAACTGCGATGCGGCCCTGCTCTCGCCCACCACCGGCATCATCGACAGCCACGCCTACATGCTGGCGCTGCGGGGCGACGCGGAGGAAGCGGGCGCGGCCTATGCGTTCCACACGCCGCTGTTGCGCGCCCGGGCCGGTGGCGGCCGGATCGAAATCGAAGCCGGCGGTGACGCGCCGATGACGCTTGCATGCAACCTGCTCGTCAACACGGCGGGCTTAAGCGCGCCCGCAGTGGCGCGCAGCATCGAAGGCATGCCGGTCGGGCTGATCCCCTGCGCCTATCTGGCCAAGGGCAATTATTTCAGTTGCAGCGCGCGGGCCCCGTTTTCACACCTGATCTATCCGGTGCCGGAGCCCGGCGGGCTGGGCGTGCACCTGACGCTCGACATGGCGGGACAGGCTCGTTTCGGCCCCGACGTGGAATGGATCGAGAGCATCGACTATGCGGTGGATCCTGCTCGTGCCGAGCGATTCTACCCCGCGATCCGGCGCTACTGGCCGACGCTGCCGGACGGCGCACTGATGCCGAGCTATTCCGGAATCCGGCCGAAGATCGTGCCGCCGGCAGTTGCCACGCAGGATTTTCTGATCCAGGGCCCAGCCGATCACGGCGTCGCCGGGCTGATCAATCTGTTCGGTATCGAATCGCCGGGACTGACGTCATCGCTCGCGATCGCCGATCATGTCGGCGCGCTGGTGGAGCTTTGA
- a CDS encoding EAL domain-containing protein, translating to MADRNRQAGRKNLIPAQALVCLLAMAAPCGLAWAAASAGFAPASYIGEFDPNQVWELLLGGIAVVSFLVAIGIWILAALRGAKSAQLQRSAFIGSALNTLNQGVMITNAQNRVVFCNDRFLEMYGLSRAEISSSMTGRQLAELRLARGLINLTVDEFSKLARRPEGVVTELPGGRSVLSKIFRLPNGGTIGTHEDCTEQRQLSRKLASTTKFLESVLDNVPVCVAAKNIEDGRYIFVNRAFERFSRFSRDHIIGKRADEIFRPETAKSIETADQAAVTAPEGYHRGEYFVERGDDRRVLSSNRVVARNENNKPEFLIALFDDVTDRRSLSRELENTKKFLELVVDNIPVSLIVERVSDGRYLLANRSAETILNRRREDATGLTAADIFNPREAKLIIARDEAAIKKRGLLTEEHPISTKDGLRLFLTRRMTVLDEAGEPQYLIKTHEDVTDRRQTESRMAHMAYHDGLTDLPNRAAFLQALAQMIEACAGTDEEFAVLCVDLDGLKEINDVFGHGMGDKLLIEVAGRIQASARGGVVARLSGDEFGLIIDGKQPEAGKALAEQLAQALSDEFLIDGKSVRTGVTTGISVFPHHGADAASLLANSGAALFRAKQKSRGSISIFAPEMDQQIRDRRVLHQDLSMAIRNGELSLYYQPQAASGATVAASKIIGFEALARWMHPVRGFVSPGEFIPLAEESGLIVEMGVWILREACREAASWPVPMQIAVNLSPAQFMRGDVVSLVHSILLETGLAPDRLELEITEGVLIEDFDRGLALLRRLKALGVRISMDDFGSGYSSLSYLQAFPFDKIKIDRAFVMNLGRNPQSAAIVRAVIDLGHGLEMSIVAEGVETQEQLSFLSEEGCDAVQGYFLGKPLPIGQYDALVGRSAANDVETARKLASA from the coding sequence ATGGCTGACAGGAACCGGCAGGCAGGACGGAAGAATTTGATTCCGGCGCAGGCCCTCGTCTGTCTGCTCGCCATGGCTGCGCCGTGCGGACTTGCGTGGGCCGCGGCTTCCGCGGGCTTTGCGCCGGCGAGCTATATCGGCGAATTCGATCCCAATCAGGTGTGGGAACTGCTGCTCGGGGGGATCGCCGTCGTTTCCTTCCTGGTTGCGATCGGGATCTGGATACTGGCGGCGTTGCGCGGGGCCAAGAGCGCACAATTGCAGCGCAGCGCATTCATCGGCTCGGCGCTCAACACGCTCAACCAGGGCGTGATGATAACCAACGCGCAAAACCGCGTGGTCTTCTGCAACGACCGCTTTCTCGAAATGTACGGGCTCAGCCGCGCCGAGATTTCGAGCTCGATGACCGGCCGCCAACTGGCCGAACTGCGTCTCGCACGCGGCCTGATCAATCTTACCGTCGACGAGTTCAGCAAGCTTGCCCGCCGCCCGGAAGGCGTCGTCACCGAACTGCCGGGCGGGCGATCGGTGCTTTCGAAGATCTTCCGCCTGCCCAATGGCGGGACGATCGGAACGCATGAGGATTGCACCGAGCAGCGCCAGCTGTCGCGCAAACTGGCATCGACCACCAAATTTCTGGAATCGGTGCTCGACAACGTTCCGGTCTGCGTCGCCGCCAAGAACATCGAGGACGGCCGCTATATCTTCGTCAACCGCGCGTTCGAGCGATTCTCGCGCTTCTCACGCGATCACATCATCGGCAAGCGCGCCGACGAAATCTTCCGGCCCGAAACCGCGAAGAGCATCGAGACGGCGGACCAGGCGGCGGTAACGGCGCCGGAAGGCTATCACCGCGGCGAATATTTCGTCGAACGGGGCGACGACAGGCGCGTTCTCTCCTCCAACCGCGTGGTCGCGCGCAACGAGAACAACAAGCCGGAATTCCTGATCGCGCTGTTCGATGACGTCACCGACCGGCGGTCGCTGTCGCGCGAACTCGAAAACACCAAGAAGTTCCTCGAACTGGTGGTCGACAACATCCCGGTGTCGCTGATCGTGGAGCGCGTCAGCGACGGGCGGTATCTGCTCGCCAACCGCAGCGCCGAGACAATTCTCAATCGCCGCCGCGAGGATGCCACCGGCCTGACCGCCGCCGACATCTTCAATCCGCGCGAAGCCAAGCTGATCATCGCGCGCGACGAGGCCGCGATCAAGAAGCGCGGCCTGCTCACCGAAGAGCACCCGATCTCCACCAAGGATGGACTGCGGCTGTTCCTGACCCGCCGCATGACTGTTCTCGACGAGGCCGGCGAGCCGCAATATCTGATCAAGACCCACGAGGACGTCACCGACCGCCGTCAGACCGAATCGCGGATGGCGCACATGGCCTATCATGACGGCCTGACCGATCTGCCGAACCGCGCCGCCTTCCTGCAGGCGCTGGCGCAGATGATCGAGGCCTGCGCCGGCACCGACGAGGAATTCGCGGTGCTGTGCGTCGACCTCGATGGCTTGAAGGAAATCAACGACGTGTTCGGCCATGGGATGGGCGACAAGCTCCTGATCGAGGTCGCGGGCCGCATCCAGGCTTCCGCCCGTGGCGGCGTGGTAGCCCGGCTCTCCGGCGACGAGTTCGGCCTGATCATCGACGGCAAGCAGCCTGAGGCCGGCAAGGCGCTGGCCGAACAGCTCGCGCAAGCCCTGTCGGACGAATTCCTGATCGACGGCAAGTCGGTGCGCACCGGGGTCACCACCGGCATCTCGGTATTTCCGCATCACGGCGCGGACGCGGCTTCGCTGCTGGCCAATTCCGGCGCGGCGCTGTTCCGCGCCAAGCAGAAGTCGCGCGGCTCGATCAGCATTTTCGCGCCCGAGATGGACCAGCAGATCCGCGACCGCCGCGTGCTGCATCAGGACCTCTCGATGGCGATCAGGAACGGCGAATTGTCGTTGTACTATCAGCCGCAGGCCGCGTCGGGCGCAACAGTCGCCGCCAGCAAGATCATCGGCTTCGAGGCGCTGGCGCGCTGGATGCATCCGGTGCGCGGCTTCGTGTCGCCGGGCGAGTTCATCCCGCTGGCGGAAGAAAGCGGCCTGATCGTCGAAATGGGCGTCTGGATCCTGCGCGAAGCCTGTCGCGAGGCCGCCTCCTGGCCGGTACCGATGCAGATCGCCGTCAACCTGTCGCCGGCGCAGTTCATGCGCGGCGACGTGGTCAGCCTGGTGCATTCGATCCTGCTCGAAACCGGCCTGGCTCCCGACCGGCTCGAGCTTGAAATCACGGAAGGCGTGCTGATCGAGGATTTCGATCGCGGCCTTGCGCTGCTGCGGCGGCTGAAGGCGCTCGGCGTCCGCATCTCGATGGACGATTTCGGTTCCGGCTACTCCTCGCTGAGCTATCTGCAGGCGTTCCCGTTCGACAAGATCAAGATCGACCGCGCCTTTGTCATGAACCTCGGGCGCAACCCGCAATCGGCGGCGATCGTGCGCGCCGTCATCGACCTCGGCCACGGCCTCGAAATGTCGATTGTTGCCGAGGGCGTCGAGACCCAGGAACAGCTCAGCTTCCTGTCGGAAGAGGGATGCGACGCGGTGCAGGGCTATTTCCTCGGCAAGCCCCTGCCGATCGGGCAATACGACGCGCTGGTCGGCCGCAGTGCCGCAAACGACGTCGAAACGGCGCGCAAGCTCGCCAGCGCCTGA
- a CDS encoding ABC-F family ATP-binding cassette domain-containing protein — protein MTLINIRNLGVTLNAPLFSRLDLSVNPGDRIGLVAANGRGKTTLLRCIAGMAEPSDGEITRSRGLTIGYVEQDVPSALADMPFYAAVLDMLPVERRASESWRVDVALESLEVPEALRQRPLKQLSGGWQRFAMLARIVVADADVLLLDEPTNHLDLARICQLEAWLNALPREMPVVISSHDRAFLDATTNRTVFLRPGRSQIFSLPYTQARAALGEVDASDERRYRRDLKAAGQLRQHAAKLNNIGVNSGSDLLLQKTKQLKQRAEKLEDAAKPAHLERSAGTIKLANRGTHAKVLIALDDAAVATPDGRLLFKTGKQFICKGDRIVLLGPNGAGKTRFVAMLRQAIENPEATQAGIKVSQSLALGYCEQNLADLADADTPMHTIVSRFEVGDQRARALLAGSGLSVAMQTRPIGRLSGGQKARLGMLLLRLAEPNFYLLDEPTNHLDIEGQEALEDELLEHQASCVLVSHDRNFVRTVGSRFWLIERKRLVELEGPERFFASIGATS, from the coding sequence ATGACCCTTATCAATATTCGCAATCTTGGCGTGACGCTGAACGCGCCGCTGTTTTCCCGACTGGACCTTTCCGTCAATCCCGGTGACCGCATCGGGCTCGTCGCAGCCAATGGACGCGGCAAGACCACGCTGCTGCGCTGTATTGCAGGCATGGCGGAGCCGAGCGATGGCGAGATCACCCGGTCGCGCGGGCTGACCATCGGCTATGTCGAGCAGGATGTACCGTCCGCGCTCGCGGATATGCCGTTTTATGCGGCGGTGCTCGACATGCTTCCCGTCGAACGACGGGCAAGTGAAAGCTGGAGGGTCGACGTTGCCCTGGAATCGCTTGAGGTGCCCGAGGCGCTGCGACAGAGGCCGCTGAAGCAGCTGAGCGGCGGCTGGCAGCGGTTTGCCATGCTTGCCCGCATCGTGGTGGCCGACGCCGACGTATTGCTGCTCGACGAGCCGACCAACCATTTGGACCTCGCCAGGATTTGTCAGCTTGAAGCCTGGCTGAACGCGCTGCCACGGGAAATGCCGGTCGTCATATCGAGCCATGACCGCGCCTTTCTCGACGCAACCACGAACCGCACGGTATTTTTGCGACCCGGGCGGTCGCAGATATTTTCGTTGCCCTATACGCAGGCTCGCGCTGCGCTGGGCGAGGTGGATGCCTCGGATGAGCGGCGTTACCGGCGTGACCTGAAGGCTGCCGGGCAGCTTCGTCAGCACGCTGCAAAGCTCAACAATATCGGCGTCAATTCCGGCAGCGATCTTCTGTTGCAGAAGACGAAGCAGCTGAAGCAGCGGGCCGAGAAGCTGGAAGATGCGGCAAAGCCCGCCCACCTCGAGCGATCCGCCGGGACGATCAAGCTCGCCAACCGCGGAACGCACGCCAAGGTTCTGATTGCGCTGGACGATGCCGCCGTCGCTACCCCCGACGGCAGGTTGCTGTTCAAGACCGGCAAGCAGTTCATCTGCAAGGGAGACCGGATCGTGCTGCTGGGGCCGAACGGGGCAGGCAAGACCCGGTTCGTGGCGATGCTGCGTCAAGCGATCGAAAACCCGGAAGCCACGCAGGCCGGCATCAAGGTCTCGCAGTCGCTCGCCCTCGGCTATTGTGAACAGAATCTTGCCGATCTTGCCGATGCTGACACGCCGATGCACACGATCGTCAGCCGTTTCGAGGTTGGCGATCAGCGTGCGCGCGCGTTGCTCGCCGGCTCCGGCCTGTCGGTTGCGATGCAAACCCGTCCGATCGGCCGGCTTTCCGGCGGACAGAAGGCGCGTCTCGGTATGCTTTTGCTGCGGCTCGCCGAGCCAAACTTCTATCTGCTCGATGAGCCTACCAACCACCTGGATATCGAGGGGCAGGAAGCGCTGGAAGACGAATTACTGGAGCATCAGGCAAGCTGCGTGCTGGTTTCACACGACCGCAACTTCGTACGAACGGTGGGAAGCCGGTTCTGGCTGATCGAAAGGAAGAGGCTGGTGGAACTGGAAGGACCGGAGCGCTTCTTCGCATCGATCGGTGCAACGAGCTAA
- a CDS encoding glycerol-3-phosphate dehydrogenase, which produces MADYDLAIIGGGLNGVSIARDAAGRGLRVILVEQGDLGAGASSASPRLIHGDLAGLERRHFLRVRSALAERDVWLRIAPHLVRPMRFAIPAHSDERPAWQLRSWLLLYDRLASRNGLPASATVDVTHHPVGNALKRPFGTAFEYSDCVVDDSRLVVLTAVDAAARGAVIRTGARCTRAERGKEWRLVTKDRGFRQVITARAVANATGAWTPSVAETVLRVPPPRVAAVQMDQIVVRRLFDSDNVYVFQNSDGRLIFASPYQRDFTLIGTVSHAFKGDPAIVAMAAGDVAYLCDAANRYFRERIETVDVVRTLSGANMVRNPASSGDGAMALDYGRGKAPLITVFGGDVTTSRLRAERAVSKLTPFYPMSARWTAKAALPGGDFAWDRFDNEVDEVRDRWRFLGEDQARRLVAAYGSNAKVILGDAKARSDLGPAFGPELTGAEVRYLMQKEWARFPDDILWRRTKLGLTMHPSDREALAALMAAPV; this is translated from the coding sequence ATGGCGGACTACGATCTCGCGATCATTGGCGGCGGATTGAACGGCGTCAGCATCGCGCGCGACGCCGCCGGACGGGGCTTGCGCGTGATCCTGGTGGAGCAGGGCGATCTCGGCGCGGGCGCCTCCTCGGCCTCGCCGCGGCTGATCCATGGCGATCTCGCCGGGCTGGAGCGCCGACATTTTCTTCGCGTCCGTTCGGCGCTTGCCGAGCGCGACGTCTGGCTCAGGATAGCGCCGCATCTGGTGCGCCCGATGCGGTTTGCCATCCCTGCGCATTCGGACGAGCGTCCGGCCTGGCAGTTGCGCTCATGGCTGCTGTTGTACGACCGGCTGGCCTCGCGCAACGGCCTGCCGGCCTCGGCGACCGTCGACGTCACCCACCATCCCGTGGGCAACGCGCTGAAGCGCCCGTTCGGCACCGCCTTCGAATATTCCGACTGCGTCGTGGACGATTCTCGGCTGGTGGTTCTCACCGCCGTCGATGCCGCGGCGCGCGGCGCGGTGATTCGCACCGGCGCACGCTGCACCCGGGCCGAACGCGGCAAGGAGTGGCGGCTGGTGACGAAAGATCGCGGCTTTCGCCAGGTGATCACGGCACGGGCGGTCGCCAACGCCACCGGCGCCTGGACGCCGTCCGTCGCCGAGACGGTGTTGCGCGTGCCGCCGCCGAGGGTGGCCGCTGTACAGATGGACCAGATCGTCGTCCGCCGCCTGTTCGACAGCGACAACGTCTATGTATTCCAGAACAGCGACGGACGGCTGATCTTCGCAAGTCCCTATCAGCGCGATTTTACCCTGATCGGCACCGTCAGCCATGCCTTCAAGGGCGATCCCGCCATCGTTGCGATGGCGGCAGGCGACGTCGCCTATCTCTGCGATGCGGCGAACCGCTATTTCCGCGAGCGGATCGAGACGGTCGACGTGGTGCGCACGCTTTCCGGCGCCAACATGGTGCGGAATCCTGCGAGCAGCGGCGACGGGGCGATGGCGCTCGACTACGGACGCGGCAAGGCGCCGCTGATCACGGTTTTCGGCGGCGACGTCACCACCTCGCGGCTGCGCGCGGAAAGGGCGGTCTCCAAGCTGACGCCATTCTATCCGATGTCGGCGCGCTGGACCGCGAAGGCGGCGCTGCCCGGCGGCGATTTTGCGTGGGACCGCTTCGATAACGAGGTCGACGAAGTGCGCGACCGCTGGCGGTTTCTCGGCGAGGACCAGGCGAGGCGTCTGGTCGCCGCCTACGGGTCGAACGCCAAGGTTATCCTCGGCGACGCCAAAGCGCGGAGCGACCTCGGCCCTGCCTTCGGACCGGAATTGACGGGCGCCGAAGTACGCTATCTCATGCAAAAGGAATGGGCCCGATTTCCTGATGACATCCTGTGGCGGCGCACCAAGCTCGGCCTGACCATGCATCCTTCGGATCGCGAGGCGCTGGCTGCGTTGATGGCGGCGCCCGTGTGA
- a CDS encoding adenylate/guanylate cyclase domain-containing protein: MRRVIRPTVFLAIIGLLGGIAYRYFIDDPIEATLPYYLRSSLHGMGITLAAWGVHLYFTSRRSAWISKWPLLMDLAVRSATMAIVVASAALVLQVTLYWEWIETKWLIEKFPIAVAFSFFASLLVLSTFELTRLVGSRVLFNIVLGRYRSPVREARVLMFLDLAGSTSLAESMGELRVQSLLTRFFFDIDGAIVAHGGEVHAYVGDEVIVTWPLDERMSGGRCIDCFFAIADSIAERADSYRKEFGMVPNFRAGLHAGHVVISECGSSRRQLAYFGDTVNVTARLQEHCKEVGRNLLVSADLLGRMKPKPAFAVEALGEVRLRGRAAAIEVFAVDRRS, translated from the coding sequence ATGCGGCGTGTGATCAGGCCAACTGTTTTCCTGGCCATTATCGGTTTGCTCGGGGGCATAGCCTATCGCTACTTCATTGACGATCCGATCGAAGCAACGCTGCCGTACTATCTCCGGAGCAGCTTGCATGGGATGGGCATAACACTGGCCGCCTGGGGTGTTCATCTCTACTTCACGTCGCGACGAAGTGCGTGGATCAGCAAATGGCCGCTGCTGATGGATCTGGCGGTGCGCTCCGCGACCATGGCTATCGTCGTCGCGAGCGCGGCGCTGGTGTTGCAGGTGACACTGTACTGGGAATGGATCGAGACGAAGTGGCTGATTGAGAAGTTTCCCATTGCCGTTGCATTTAGCTTCTTCGCGTCCCTGCTGGTCCTGTCAACCTTCGAACTGACACGACTGGTCGGCAGTCGTGTGTTGTTCAATATAGTGCTCGGGCGATACCGAAGCCCAGTGCGGGAAGCGCGCGTGCTGATGTTTCTCGACCTGGCAGGTTCGACATCGCTCGCCGAGTCGATGGGAGAATTGCGCGTGCAAAGCCTGCTTACCCGGTTCTTCTTCGACATCGACGGCGCGATCGTTGCGCATGGCGGCGAGGTTCACGCCTATGTCGGCGATGAGGTCATCGTGACGTGGCCGCTCGACGAGCGGATGTCGGGGGGACGCTGCATCGACTGCTTCTTCGCGATTGCCGACAGCATCGCGGAACGGGCGGACTCGTACCGTAAGGAGTTCGGCATGGTGCCGAATTTCCGCGCCGGCCTGCATGCCGGTCACGTGGTGATTAGCGAGTGCGGCAGCTCACGCCGCCAGCTTGCCTATTTCGGCGATACCGTGAACGTGACGGCGCGGCTGCAGGAGCACTGCAAGGAGGTTGGCCGGAATTTGCTGGTGTCGGCGGACCTGTTGGGCCGCATGAAGCCCAAGCCGGCTTTCGCCGTGGAAGCACTTGGGGAGGTCCGCTTGCGGGGTCGCGCGGCCGCTATCGAGGTATTTGCCGTTGATCGCCGTAGCTGA
- a CDS encoding tetratricopeptide repeat protein: MNRDRYDLPLTTASDRAAAHYRDGVDCMLSAWHGAEDAFDQAIAEDPGFALAHIGRARLHQLNMEGGKARAMAARARELAAGANQREKSHVEIMAAVIESKPKVAVTGAEAHLEEYPRDAQVLSILLGAFGLYAFSGRPDHDAAKLAICERHARHYGEDWWFVSYLGWSHTEAGNLSTGRTLSERAMALRAENANAAHGLSHAMFEQGDMAVGRKFLAQWMPSHGRKSFLHGHLAWHVALTNLDEGDLDGALAIYEQHIKPAGRPYPPLNIFTDGASLLWRLSLAGQTGLEPHWRDVAAYGEKYFPQAGAHFADVHFALAAAMAGGDALDARLAQLEARAADGKLAPGGCAIDLCRGIRAFAEGDNDGAVRLLELAISELTRIGGSHAQRQLWEDTLIVAYMRAGHGDKAARRISTRLDCRPSARDEAWSRQAQRN, encoded by the coding sequence ATGAACCGGGACAGATACGATCTTCCGCTGACGACCGCCTCGGACCGCGCCGCGGCGCATTACCGCGACGGCGTGGACTGCATGCTGTCGGCCTGGCACGGCGCCGAGGATGCCTTCGACCAGGCGATCGCGGAAGATCCGGGCTTTGCGCTGGCGCATATCGGGCGCGCCCGGCTGCATCAGCTCAACATGGAGGGCGGCAAGGCGCGCGCCATGGCGGCGCGGGCCCGTGAACTGGCGGCCGGCGCGAACCAGCGCGAAAAAAGCCATGTCGAGATCATGGCCGCCGTGATCGAGAGCAAGCCGAAAGTCGCCGTGACCGGCGCCGAGGCGCATCTCGAAGAATATCCGCGCGATGCGCAGGTGCTGTCGATCCTGCTCGGCGCATTCGGCCTCTACGCGTTCTCGGGCCGTCCCGACCACGATGCCGCCAAGCTCGCGATCTGCGAACGCCACGCGCGGCATTATGGCGAGGACTGGTGGTTCGTCAGTTACCTCGGCTGGTCGCACACCGAGGCGGGAAATCTCTCCACCGGCCGGACACTGTCCGAGCGCGCCATGGCGCTGCGTGCGGAGAACGCCAACGCCGCGCATGGCCTCTCGCACGCGATGTTCGAGCAAGGCGACATGGCGGTGGGCCGCAAATTTCTCGCGCAATGGATGCCTTCGCATGGTCGCAAGAGTTTTCTGCATGGGCATCTTGCCTGGCACGTCGCGCTGACCAACCTCGACGAAGGCGATCTCGATGGTGCGCTTGCGATTTATGAACAGCATATCAAGCCGGCAGGCCGGCCCTACCCACCGCTGAACATCTTCACCGACGGCGCCTCGCTGCTGTGGCGGTTGTCGCTGGCCGGCCAAACCGGGCTGGAGCCGCATTGGCGGGACGTTGCGGCCTATGGCGAGAAATATTTTCCACAGGCCGGGGCGCATTTCGCCGACGTGCATTTTGCACTGGCCGCGGCAATGGCAGGCGGCGATGCGCTGGACGCGCGATTGGCCCAACTGGAAGCGCGCGCGGCCGACGGCAAGCTGGCGCCGGGCGGCTGCGCGATCGACCTCTGTCGCGGCATCCGGGCATTTGCCGAAGGCGACAATGACGGTGCGGTACGCCTGCTCGAGCTAGCGATTTCCGAACTGACGCGGATCGGCGGCAGCCACGCCCAGCGTCAGCTATGGGAAGACACGCTGATCGTCGCCTATATGCGCGCCGGTCACGGCGACAAGGCCGCCCGGCGCATCTCGACGCGGCTCGACTGCAGGCCTTCGGCGCGCGACGAGGCCTGGTCGCGGCAGGCGCAGCGAAACTGA
- a CDS encoding transcriptional regulator GcvA, whose protein sequence is MLRRLPPLNALKAFEAAARHESFTRAAEELCVTQGAVSHQVKALEAELGIKLFNRERQRLVITGAGRDYLNVVRDALDRIAVGTERLMQRQSSGVLTVSTSPDFAAKWLVHRLGRFSESHPEIDLRISATMHHVDFAREDVDLAVRHGDGSWPGHDVIRLSPEQLFVVCSPKLLAGRHRLVRPSDVLKFPLLHLDDRKAWTRWLEVAGVPNAEPSQGPVLNRASMVIDAAVDGQGIALARTTLAAWDLISGRLVRPFKDASRLSRTYWIVCPKATSDLPKIKLFQDWLLAEAAHDRRHLQKLGTKAA, encoded by the coding sequence ATGCTTCGCCGCCTGCCGCCGCTGAATGCGCTCAAGGCCTTCGAGGCCGCCGCGCGGCATGAAAGCTTCACCCGCGCTGCCGAAGAACTATGCGTCACGCAGGGCGCGGTCAGCCATCAGGTCAAGGCGCTGGAAGCGGAGCTCGGCATCAAGCTGTTCAACCGCGAACGCCAGCGACTGGTCATCACCGGAGCCGGCCGCGACTACCTCAATGTCGTGCGCGATGCACTGGACCGTATCGCCGTTGGCACGGAGCGCTTGATGCAGCGCCAGAGTTCGGGTGTTCTGACGGTCAGCACTTCGCCTGACTTCGCGGCCAAGTGGCTGGTGCACAGGCTGGGTCGTTTTTCCGAATCCCATCCCGAAATCGATCTGCGAATTTCGGCGACCATGCACCATGTCGACTTCGCGCGAGAGGATGTCGATCTTGCGGTCCGGCACGGCGACGGCAGCTGGCCCGGGCACGATGTGATACGGCTGTCTCCCGAGCAATTATTCGTTGTCTGTAGTCCCAAACTCCTTGCGGGGCGTCACCGTCTGGTCCGGCCTTCGGATGTTCTGAAATTTCCCCTGCTCCACCTTGACGATCGCAAGGCGTGGACAAGGTGGCTCGAAGTTGCCGGCGTTCCCAACGCAGAGCCTTCGCAAGGGCCGGTGTTAAACCGCGCCAGCATGGTTATCGATGCCGCGGTCGACGGCCAGGGAATAGCACTCGCGCGCACCACGCTTGCAGCGTGGGATCTCATCTCTGGGCGCCTCGTTCGGCCGTTCAAGGATGCAAGCCGGCTTTCCAGGACATACTGGATCGTGTGCCCGAAGGCCACGTCCGACCTTCCCAAGATCAAGCTGTTTCAGGATTGGTTGCTGGCCGAAGCGGCGCATGACCGTCGGCATTTGCAAAAGCTCGGAACGAAAGCAGCCTAG
- a CDS encoding DUF1127 domain-containing protein, whose protein sequence is MALFVQLLAGARNASAHSGAFVMSNYSRQGLALPREAAGMRTFRQLSVSSSSAGGWLRTLGFWIDRSRQRKQLGELAELNDYLLKDIGVSREEALREAEKPFWC, encoded by the coding sequence GTGGCTCTATTTGTCCAGCTTCTCGCCGGAGCCCGAAATGCTTCGGCGCATTCTGGAGCCTTTGTCATGTCAAATTACTCTCGGCAGGGATTGGCCCTGCCGCGCGAAGCCGCCGGCATGCGGACCTTTCGTCAACTATCTGTCTCATCAAGTTCGGCTGGCGGCTGGTTGCGCACGCTGGGATTCTGGATCGACCGGAGCCGCCAACGAAAGCAACTCGGCGAATTGGCCGAGTTGAACGACTATCTTCTCAAGGACATCGGTGTGTCCCGGGAGGAGGCATTGCGCGAAGCGGAAAAGCCGTTCTGGTGTTGA